A stretch of the Candidatus Neomarinimicrobiota bacterium genome encodes the following:
- a CDS encoding prolyl oligopeptidase family serine peptidase, translating into LVIMGGSYGGYMTNWVITQTNLFEVAASRYGIFDLKSDFSNSNYAQWELDYLGKPYWNDPGVYRRMSPSYFIEKAKTPTLILHGADDENTFTSNSRELARALKTLDVPHRFFLYPREGHGMGEPNHRLDVFQRQLSWVNTHLDRHAALSGEDWLSKDIRIQILSVKNKARFLNKPDESFLSVKILLDGSQLAENRRFTLDNFRLGLEHYQVIGLPSGQILAPAENFSFELGPDLPEAELELVFPKIDVSDQILKIKGVGEYTL; encoded by the coding sequence CTGGTGATCATGGGCGGTTCCTACGGCGGCTACATGACAAATTGGGTGATCACTCAAACAAACCTGTTTGAAGTGGCCGCAAGCCGTTATGGGATCTTTGACCTGAAAAGTGATTTCTCCAACTCCAATTATGCACAGTGGGAACTTGACTACCTGGGAAAACCCTATTGGAATGATCCCGGCGTATACCGGAGAATGTCCCCCTCCTATTTTATCGAAAAGGCTAAAACCCCCACTCTGATCCTGCATGGAGCGGATGATGAGAATACCTTTACCTCTAATTCCAGGGAATTGGCTCGAGCTTTAAAAACGCTGGATGTTCCCCACCGCTTTTTCCTTTATCCAAGAGAGGGTCACGGAATGGGTGAACCCAATCATCGCCTGGATGTTTTTCAACGCCAGCTTAGTTGGGTGAACACTCATTTAGATCGCCATGCAGCTCTAAGTGGTGAGGATTGGCTCAGCAAGGATATCCGAATTCAGATCCTGAGCGTCAAGAACAAGGCGCGCTTTCTAAATAAGCCGGATGAATCATTTCTTAGCGTAAAGATCCTATTGGATGGATCTCAATTAGCTGAGAACAGACGGTTCACCTTGGATAACTTTCGACTTGGTCTCGAGCACTACCAGGTTATTGGTCTCCCCAGCGGACAGATACTGGCTCCTGCTGAGAACTTTAGCTTTGAGCTGGGACCGGATCTGCCAGAAGCGGAACTGGAGCTGGTCTTTCCTAAGATCGATGTATCGGATCAGATCCTGAAGATCAAGGGAGTTGGAGAATACACCCTTTAA
- a CDS encoding GNAT family N-acetyltransferase — MSNNILIRLATMTDLDICVAIDAPNFNIFNREKRQKHFTEMIPKNGMLVLEQDHHIVGYATFEPDWFNCTFLKLVVTDASVRRQGLASELINQIQTNHCPTGKFFSSTEDDNAPSKAMHLKLGFRESGWLDNLPQPHREIFYFKQVK; from the coding sequence ATGAGCAATAACATACTCATTCGCCTGGCAACCATGACTGATCTAGATATCTGCGTGGCTATTGATGCCCCTAATTTCAACATTTTCAACCGGGAAAAGCGCCAGAAGCACTTTACAGAAATGATTCCAAAAAACGGCATGCTGGTTTTAGAACAGGACCACCATATTGTTGGCTATGCTACCTTTGAACCCGATTGGTTCAACTGCACTTTTCTAAAACTGGTCGTTACAGATGCATCTGTCCGCAGACAGGGTCTGGCATCAGAACTGATTAATCAGATCCAAACCAATCACTGTCCCACTGGTAAGTTTTTCAGTTCAACTGAGGACGATAATGCCCCCTCCAAAGCCATGCATTTAAAACTGGGATTTAGGGAAAGCGGTTGGCTGGACAATCTGCCCCAACCTCACCGGGAGATCTTCTATTTTAAACAGGTGAAATAG